In Setaria italica strain Yugu1 chromosome IX, Setaria_italica_v2.0, whole genome shotgun sequence, the genomic stretch ACAGCTCCGGCGGCCGATTCCCGGTGGGGTTGAGCTCGTCCTGGCCAACAAGCAGGTCGGGGAGGTCGAGTTCAAGGTGAGGGAGGTTCGGATGCGAGGGATTGGGttttggtggaggaggtggagagaATTTGGTCGGTGACGAGGCTCGGCGGCCGGTGGCAGTGGCAGCCACGAGACATGGAATTCCCGGCGTAAAGTAGTTTGTGTTTGGGCTAGCACTAGCCTGTGAGGCAGATTTGAACGTGGAGAATTTTTGTGTGAGAGGGATTTGGAATTGGTAGAGGGAAGTGGTGAGATTTGGCCATGAATGGACAACAGAGCTGCGGTTTCTTGGGTGCAGCCTGGACTAGGGAGAAAGAAAGGCCAAGAAAGGGAGATGAGggaaaaatcggccgatgtggaGAGGAGATGAGGTCGCGAAAGGACGGCGAGGACCGTGGGAGGCGATGGGGACGAGGATGGGAATGGCTCTGCCGCGCTAGCATTGTTGTGTGTGTCGGAGAGGAACAAGTGCTCCAGCAGCTGCTCGCAGGTCCACCGCTGGCCAGCATCGCGGCGGAGGCACTTGTCGAGGAAGTCGCAGCACACGTCGGATAGGAATGTGGGGATCGTGGGGCGCTTCCTGCCAAACCCAACGAGGAGCAGTAGCTCACCGACCCGTAGGCGTCGCCAAGCTCCGACCACGGGCGCTTGTCCGTGAGCAGCTCCAGCACGTGCAGCCCTGGGACCAGACGTCCGAtgccggcgtcgccgccccGACGCGCGCCATCCATGCCGCGGGGCGCCGCCCTGGACACCAGCCTCGCCGCGCCGCAGTCGGCTAGCTTCGCACCGCAGCCTTCAGTGTCACAGCAGCCGAGGAGCACGTTCCGGCCCTTGACGTCCCATGCACGACGCCGACCTCGCCGTGTAGGTATCGCAGTGCGGCGGCCACCCTCGtgcgcccgcgcgcggcgcTCACCGAGTCCACCTAGCCTCGTTGCGGCCTCCGCGGCGATGCCTCCGGGCACAAGCTCCATATGCAGGTCCCTGGAGCCCGCCGTCTCGCCGTCACCGAGGTACGCCACTACATACAGTGAGCTCAGCCGCTTCAGGATCCTCCAGGCATGCCACCGTCGACGAACTCCTCGCGTGGCACCGATGCACCGGATGATGGAGCGCCTGAGAGGGAGTTGGCCACGGCGGACAAGAGGGAGAAGGATGGTGAGGTCTACATGGACAAAATCATCTTTTTATCGAGCAACAAAATATTATATAAGGAACGAGATAGAAATTTTTTAAGAACTAAGATCTAGggtcaaataaggaattatcTCGAGGAAGGCAGGCCAAACCATCCCGCATCCTCAACCCGCCGCTCCCGTTCCTATCTCCCCCGTTTCTCCGCAAACCCCACTTCCTGACCAAGatggcgccgccggccaacTCCACCACCTTCTCCGGCGACGTGTGGGCGGAGCTCCGCTTGGCCGACGCCCGCGATGTGCCGCACATCTACAGCCTCATCCACCAGATGGCcgagttcgagctcctcaccgacCTCTTCGCTGCCACCGAGGAGCTCCTCACCTCCACGCTcttcccctcgccggcgccgcctcccttcACCTCCTTCACGGCTCTCGTCCTCGACCTCTCCCCGTCCCCCGTGGTCCCGGACTCGTCTTCCACCATCGGATCCCTCCGCCTCGACCTCTCCGCGTCCCCGCTCGCGGACCCGGAGGCTGCAGCCTTCGCctccccgcgcggcggcgggcgcgtcaCGGCGGGGTTCGTGATCTGCTTCCCCAACtactcctccttcctctccaaGCCCGGGCTGTACGTGGAGGACATCTTCGTGCGCGCCccctggcgccgccgcggcctcggccGGATGATGCTGTCTTCCGTCGCCGGCAGGGCGGCGGAGCTCGGGATGGGGCGGGTGGAGTGGTGCGTGCTCGACTGGAACAAGAACGCCATCGACTTCTACGAGGGGATGGGCGCCGATGTCCTCCCGCAGTGGCGCATCTGCAGGCTCACCGGCGCGGCGCTGGACAAGTACAAGGGCAACCAAGAGGCGGCCGCCGATGGGAAGGCTGTCGAGTAGGAGGATCAGAAAAATTGGTTCTTGAGTGCCAATAATAAAGGTGGTGGATTTGCTTCCCCTGCTTAGCTCCCTCCTGGCATCGTATGGTTAGTGGTTCGGTGCATTTGATCTGCTCATTAGTGTGATGAATCCATGTTGTATGCTGAGCAATTCTGACTTGTTGTGGTAAACCTTGGTACATTATGCAAAATTATCTTCAGATTAGATGCAAGTCTTTATCATTAGCCATTTCAGGCTGAGCATGTCTCTTCACTGCGATCAGAGTCTCAGAGCTGGTTGAAATACTTGAAATTAATTTATCCCTGTATGATGTTTGACTAGGGGAAATTCCATGATCTATTTGAATAACTCATCAACTGGATAAAAGAACTTGGAATGTTCCTGCTCGTATTGCTCCCTCATTTCATAAGGCAATCCCTACTTGTGTGTTGGCTTGTTCAGCTCTCTTCTCTCACATAGAGAGGAGCGGGTATGTGAAACAGACAGTATTCTTGCATATAATTGTAACGTAAATGAATTATTACAAAGAAATATTAAATGGAACGACTAGAAAGACCAAACATCTGCTTCAATGGCAAAATAGCAGTATGAAGATACCGAACTTTGTAGGAATACAAAAGTTCAGTGCAAACACCTCCTACGAGCATTGAATTAGTCATAACACTGATTTTCACGCTGAATTCCATAGAATTTGATCAAATTCAGTTCATCCATATAAAAGACAAATCTACACTTCCAATTATTAATGAGagaatttgatattttttcttattcttgGAGTTTATAACTTTTCATTTGTTTTATCGAACTTTTATATTGAAGTGAGGTATTAACACTTCAAGCATCTTATACCAACCCCTGTGCATGCCCTGAACTAGCCAGAGGCATTGTTCTTCAGGAAACTAAATTCTACTTccactttttttttatcattccAGTCAACATTCTGCTGCATTAGTTATTATTGTATCTTTGACCTATGCTATGATTTTCCATATTAGAAACAAGATTGATATATTTGCTCGCGTCAACAACATTTTTAAGGCGGCATAGTATTTGAATTGGTGGAACTCAAACACAACcagcttttatttttttaaaaacaacaTTTTTATACTTTGGAAAATTAGTCTAGTGGCATACACAGGGGCCCTGCCTTTACCAGTCGCCCCGTCACAAAAGCAGAGGACAGGCCAACCCCCACTTCTTGACCAagatggcggcgccggccaACTCCACCACCTTCTCCGGCGACATGTGGGCGGAGCTCCGCCTGGCCGACGCCCGCGATGTGCCGCACATCTACAGCCTCATCCACCAGATGGCcgagttcgagctcctcaccgacCTTTTCACCGCCACCGAGGAGCTCCTCACCTCCACGCTCTTCCCCTCGCCGACGCCACCTCCCTTCACCTCCTTCACGGCTCTCGTCCTCGacctctccccctcccccgtGGTCCCGGACTCGTCTTCCATCATCGGCTCCCTCCGCCTCGATCTCTCTGCGTTTCCGCTCGCGGACCCGGaggccgccgccttcgcctccccgcgcggcggcgggcgcgtcaCGGCGGGGTTCGTGATCTGCTTCCCCAACTACTCCTCTTACCTCTCCAAGCCCGGGCTGTACGTGGAGGACATCTTCGTGCGCGCCCCCTGGCGTCGCCGCGGCCTTGGCCGGATGATGCTGTCTTCCGTCGCCGGCAGGGCGGCGGAGCTCGGGATGGGGCTGGTGGAGTGGTGCGTGCTCGATTGGAACAAGAACGCCATCGACTTGTACGTGGGGATGGGCGCCGATATGTTCCCGGACTGGCGCATCTGCCGGCTCACCGGCGCGGCGCTAGACAAGTACAAGGGCAAccaggaggaggccgccgaTGAGAAGGCTGCCGAGTAGAACCAGAAAAATTGGTTCTTGACTCTTGAGTGTCAATAAAGGTAGTGGATTTGCTTCCGATGCTTAGCACCTGTGTACAGTTTAGTGATTGGTGCATTTGATCTGCTTATTAGTGCGATGAATTCAGGTTGTATGCTGAGCAATTGGGACTTGTTCTTGTGGTAAACCTTCGTACTGTACATTATGCAAAATTACCTCCGGATTATATGCAAGTATGTCTTTATTATTAGCCATTTCAAAGCTGGTTGAAATACTTGAAATCAATTCTTCCTTGTATGATGTTTGACTATGGGGAATTCCTGGATAAAAGAACTTGGAATGTTCCTGCTCATGCTGCTCACTCATTTCATAAGGCCATGCTGTGATGCTGGTCTTTCACAGTTTCACTTTGCATATGAACACACTCGGAGTATCTAAAAAAGTGTATACATGGAGGAAACAAGGAAGATGATGTGTAATCTGGTTATTGGTACATGGAGGAAACAAGGAAGATGATGTGTAATCTGGTTATTGGTATTAGTTGTGAACTGTCTGTTCGATTTCATTTTCTGTATAATTAGTTAAACTTCAATGATAAAGCTCCCTGACCAGCATCTAAAACCTCAAAAAACATCGGTGTTTGTGTTCCAGTAAGCGCCGTGGATTTACTTGTGTATTGGCTTGTTCATCTCTGCTCTCTCACATAGAGAGGCGCAGGCATGTGAAACATACAATTTTCTTGCATATAATTGTAGCATAAATGAATTATTGCAAAGAAATATCAAATGGAACGACTAGAAAGGCCGAACATATGCTTTCAATGGCAAAATAACTAAATTTGATCGAATTCTATGGAATTCAGTCACCTGAAAATCAGAGTTATGACTAGTTCAACTCTCCAATCTACTTTTCCAATTATTAATGAGAGGATttgttttttcttaaaaaatattcCTGGAGTTCatgatttttcatttttttattgaagTTTTATATTTGAAATGAGGTATTGACACTTGAAACATGTTATATCAACCCCTTTGCATGCACTGAACTAGTCAGAGGCATTGTTCTTCAGGAAACTGAATTCTACTTTCGTTTTCTTCATCTCTATTGTCTCCCCGTTTTTTTTAATCAATCCAGAGGCATTATCAACAGTCTCTGCTGCATTATTTGTTAGTGTATCTTTGACCTATGCTATGATTTTTCATATTAGAAACATGATTGCTATACTCGTTCATGTCACAATTTAGTGTTTTCCAAAAACAACATTTATATGTATGCAGGTAAAAATGCATTGCCATGCTCTAGACTGCACCTGCTTAGTTTTTCTCGTGCGTAAAAGTGTCATGCTCCAATCTAAGCACATGCTGTTACTTGCTGAGATGTTAATTGAAAAGGTGAAGACATTTCGAACAGAAATTTTAAAGGATCCCTATGGAAGTCCATGGTGAGTGCTAATTGCTGTGCTCGAAACGGGCTTTGCCGAATATAGCAGGCCTAGACGGTGGGCCTTACTAGGCCGATCAGACAAACACCGCTTCTCTTTCTTCCACAATgttaaaagaaaagagaaaagaaaagacaaggaaGTTTCAGATCGCGCGATGGCATTATCTCCCTCGCTTTCCTTTCTTCCCCCCTGATCCAAGCTTTCCCTTGACTTCTTTCCCTTCACGGCCATAGCTCGTCTTCCTTCTCAAGAAAACGCTGCCCATATAAATTCacacaagccagcagcatcttCTCTTGCTAGCCTCTTGTCTCTACGGAGATCAAGCAAGCTCGTTCGTCGCTCGGAAGGTTCGTGATGGCGGAGAAGGACGGCGCTGTGAAGCCGGCGTAGGAGGAGGCGCAGGCGGTCGCGCCGGAGACGGGGACGACCCAGCCGACGTGGGCACGAGCACAATGGGCCAGCATCAAGAGCAAGGCCCGTGACGCCAGAGAGTGTGCCGTCACCCGGACCCGCCAGGCATTCTCCATGTTTAGAGAGGCCAAGGTCGAGTCCGCCGACAAGGCAGGAGCTTCCAAGGATGAGTCGTCGTCCCCCCAGTAGGATCGATCGAGGTGCTATTGAATATGCAAACCAAGTGCGAATTCTTGTGTAGTTGAGTGTTTTGGATCGGAGTTGTTTTACTTCTAGATCGTCTCCGGTTGATGAGATAGCAGTTTTAGTTGAGGGTTTTGCATGAATGATGATGAGTTTTGTGTTATGTCTACTGTGTCACTGTGGGTTTTGAAGTTGGTTAATGGTATTATTTGGGAACTGTTTGTTCGATTTTATTTGCTGTATGATTAGTTAAACTTCAATGATAAAGCTCCCTGACCAGAATCTAAAACCTGAAAAATATAGGTGTTTGTGTTCCAGCAAGCGCCATGGATTTGCTTGTCTGTTAGCCTGTTCACCTCTGTTCTCTCACACAGAGAGGAGCAAGATGTGAAACAGACAGTTTTCTTGCGTATAACTGTAACTGTAAATGAAATTTTGCGAAAGAAATATCAAATGGCGCGACTAGCCGACTAGAAAGACCAAACGTCCGCTTCAATGGCAAAACAGCAGTATGAAGATAGCCCATACAAAGTTCAGGAAACTGAACTTTATAGGAATACACAGGTGCAAAAGACCGTTTAGCGCCTATGTGTAGATTCCCTGAATTTCAATTGTCTAACTTCGTACGACCACCTAAAAATCATCGTTTTTTGAGCAAGCATGTGTTCGTGCATGTAATAATCGCAACTGTAAACATGTAATTTTGCCAACAGATATAAAATTGCATGACTAGAAGACTGAACATGTGGCTTTATCGACAACATTGCAGTATGATCATCATCACGAAGTAGGAACACTTGAACTAGTCGTACGCATGCATTGTTCTTCATGAAACTGAACTGTACTTCGGTTTCATTTCAGATTTCAGAGGCATTAGCAGCAGTCTCTGCTATGCATCATTGTATCTTGGACCTATATGCTATGATTTTTCATATTAGAAAACAAGATTGCTATATTTGGTTCATGTTACAATTCGGTATTTTCCAACACAACGTTATATTGCTCGTTCGTCGCTCGAAGGATTCGTGATGGAGAATCCTAGCCAACGAAGCCCCGGGAGGGAGTCCCCGACGCCGCATCTCCGAAGGCGTCCCCGACCTGTACCCGCTGGTATCGTTCTCGTTCCACGGGCCGGTGGCCATCTCCTTTTCGGCACGGGTGCGCAGCGGCCTCTGGTGTTGAAGGAAGCACGCCCGCGACCGCGACACTGCCCTCAAGCGGTCGCGGTCCACGGCTGCGGCGTCGAGGCAGCCGGCGACCGGTGATGAAGACGTCGTGGAGACTGGTGAGCTGGCGGCCAGGCTGGAAGACAGGGACACGGCGGCGCTTGGGCACGGCGACTGCCAAGGCACGGACACGGAGCAGAGGCGGCGCGCATGTAAGCCCCTTGGCCAGGGTCAGCGTCCACCCCTTGGGCTCCTAATAGCCATCAGATCGGGCATGTACAGCGCGGATTCGACGCCGAGACAGGCTTCTGGGGCATCGGCGGTGGCAGGCGACTCCAACAAGGCCATTGCTCGGTCGTTCTCGCCGAGGAAGTCGAGCAGCGCCGGGTGCTCGGGCGCTGTTGTCCAGGAGCTCGAGCTGCCGGGTCGCAATGTCAGGTGCGGCCTCGAATGCCCAGCTCATGGCCAGTTGCAGCGGGAACGCACGCACCGGTGCTATGACGAGCTGAGGAATGCACCAAGCAGAGGAGGCGCTATGGAAGCCCCTGAACGGAGAGTCGTAGCGCCGCTGCATCCTTTTTTTCGTTCGTCTTGCGTTCATCAGCGCCTCCCTTGAGGTTGTGGAATGAGGAGCCAATTTGATCAAGGAGTGACAAGCTTCATTTCCGAGCTCTTCGGGCACTTTTCGAGACACGTGTCCGTGGCCCGTCCAGGCTCGAGCCCTTGCGGGGAGGAcggttctttttctttttctttgtgtgtgtgtgtgtgtgtgttcctCAAGCTCCTTTTCTTGCTCCACGGTCCAAACAAATGTTTCTTGTCGCTTCCGTTGTTCGTCGCATGTATATCATTTTTATCCCTCGCTTATTACTTCCCTTTCTTTTCCCCTAATCCAAGCTTAAACATGGCCTTGTCTTTCCCTCCGCGCCCGTTGCTCGAGCGTCTTTCTTCTCAAGAAAACATCTCCCTATAAGTTCAGACGAGTCCACAACCCCTCGTCGCCATCATAGCAGCAACAAAGCCAACAGCAGCATCTTCTCCTGCTTCCTTCCTTAGCCTGATCTCTTCTTTTCCGTGCCCAAGTGTTCGCTCGTGATGGAGGGCAAGCAGCTgagcgcggtggcgccggccgtcgcggcggcgtcgatgcACGAGGAGGACGCGACGAGGCCCATGGAGCAGCTGAAGGTGGAGGCGATCGCGTCCACGGAGACGGAGCAGCAGCGGGGCTGGATGCGGGGGACGACGGCGCTGGCGTGGACGCAATGGGCCAGCATCAAGAGCAAGGCCCGCACCGCCGGCGAGTACACCATCCTCAGGACCCGCCAGGGCATCTCCATGTTCGGGGAGCCCAAGCTCGGGCCATTGGTCAAAGCAGCCGCCGCCAGCGACGAGTCCCAGTAgatcgatcgatggatcgaGGTGTTCTTCTTGATCCACGAAGCAGCAAACGAGTGCGAGTTCTCTTGTCAATAGCTCAGGTTTCCTGTTTTTTTCTTCGAGGCAATCAGTAGCTCAGGTTTCGGGTTGATGAGCTAGCTACTAGTCGTGCAGTTCATTCGTTCATGGTTTAGTTTTAGCAGAACAGTTCAGTTTTTTTTGTTGAGTGGAACAGTTCAGTTAAGTTTTATGCGAAAGagtaaaagtttttttttttccaaatgtGCCTGATGCTGTGATCCTTGTGCCGCTATTTCACATTACCCTGGATGATTGCGTTGGAATCTTTGGATATCTAGATCGAAATCTTTTTAAATTCCAAGTTTCGATAATATTCTGTAGGGATATTTCAGTAATCCATTGTAACAGAACGACACCTTCAGACATCGGTGGCCTGGCACTCTGGCAGCCAGTGATGTGAAGGCAAATAGACCAAGACGGGAGAAGGTAGACGAGAAACATCAGTCAGAGCAGAAACGGCATTTTGTCATCGACGCAGACCCATGCCATATGTACAGATTCGACACGATACATGTAACCAATCCGAGATCATTTGAAATCAATCATGATTTCACAATGTTAATAATGTTTATCAGGGATTAGATTACATCACTGATCAGAAGAACAAATAATGAATGGCAACATGTCAGTGGCTAGATCAGCTTATGCAAATCTACATCAACAGGTGGGGTGGCTCTTAACCCCCAACAATTTCTAACCCCTACTCTAAAATTATTAGCACATTGTTAACAAAGGAACATACACTAGCCCTACCAGCTATCACGTGGTTAAATATGTGAGGTGCTACAACAAACATAGGACCAACACAAGCAGCTGAAGATTTGCCCCCAGCTACGACCAGTTACTCAAACTGAATCCATCAATAATGATTAAACTTCTTTCTATGACGGCTGTAATCTGAGACATATCTAAAAGTCTGGCCACAGCTAGGTGCTGAGCACTTATAAGGCCGTTCTCCTGTGTGCACCCTGACATGTTCGGTCTGAGCCCACAGCCACTTGAAAGTCATTTCGCAACCATCCCAGGGACACTTGAATGGCCTTTTATCACTGTGGACGCACTGATGACGCTTCAAGTATTTGTGGGAACTGAAACGCTTGCCACATGATTCGTCAGTACAAATATTGCGCTTGTGGGCATTAAGTTCGGCTCTAGTCTCAAATGTCATGTCACAAAGATCAATATCACACTGAAATAATACCACTTTTGCCCTCTTGCCCTTTTTACCAGCAGAAACTTCTATAGTTTCAACTACTGCAGGTTTAGTCCTTGGCCTCAAGCTCTCGCACGGGGAGCGGATAAAATTCCCAAGACTTTGTGAACTATCAGTATTTGACTGTGaatccttctttcttttgtgttTGCGTCTGACGTAGCATATGATCTCAGTTCTATTTGAGTTTCCAATGCTTCTAGACACCACATCTGATAAATGAAAGTCATGTGGCCGATCAACTTGTTCATCATCTTTTGTTGCTCCGAAAATTGTGTTCGTTTTTGCCACCTCGACAACTTTGCCTTCTGCAATTTCATCTGCAGAGTGGTCATTGCTAGCCAGTGTCATTAATGTCAAGGAAGCTTTCCCAACCTCATCTTTCCCAGGAGCATCTGTTACCTTGGACTCTTCAGCCAGAGCTCCAAGTAAAATATCAAAGGAATTTGATCCAGCGTGGACAGATTTTCCATCATGTCCAGGGATCGCAGT encodes the following:
- the LOC101785514 gene encoding probable acetyltransferase NATA1-like, whose product is MAPPANSTTFSGDVWAELRLADARDVPHIYSLIHQMAEFELLTDLFAATEELLTSTLFPSPAPPPFTSFTALVLDLSPSPVVPDSSSTIGSLRLDLSASPLADPEAAAFASPRGGGRVTAGFVICFPNYSSFLSKPGLYVEDIFVRAPWRRRGLGRMMLSSVAGRAAELGMGRVEWCVLDWNKNAIDFYEGMGADVLPQWRICRLTGAALDKYKGNQEAAADGKAVE
- the LOC101785114 gene encoding probable acetyltransferase NATA1-like, with the translated sequence MAAPANSTTFSGDMWAELRLADARDVPHIYSLIHQMAEFELLTDLFTATEELLTSTLFPSPTPPPFTSFTALVLDLSPSPVVPDSSSIIGSLRLDLSAFPLADPEAAAFASPRGGGRVTAGFVICFPNYSSYLSKPGLYVEDIFVRAPWRRRGLGRMMLSSVAGRAAELGMGLVEWCVLDWNKNAIDLYVGMGADMFPDWRICRLTGAALDKYKGNQEEAADEKAAE
- the LOC101754889 gene encoding uncharacterized protein LOC101754889, producing the protein MEGKQLSAVAPAVAAASMHEEDATRPMEQLKVEAIASTETEQQRGWMRGTTALAWTQWASIKSKARTAGEYTILRTRQGISMFGEPKLGPLVKAAAASDESQ